A section of the Bryobacteraceae bacterium genome encodes:
- a CDS encoding molybdenum ABC transporter ATP-binding protein: MRAAPSGPAATTSGPPIIEFENVTICRDGTEALSGVSFRIHAGEHTAILGPNGSGKSTLIKALTRELYPRHPDRSRVRLWGRETWRLFELRSLLGIVTNDLVRDCTRPHSALETVLSGFFSSIGIWPNHHVTPEMERRAMEALRFFDLDHLAGRAMTEMSSGEVRRAVLARALVHDPQALLLDEPANSLDIRAQREVREAMQRLARAGVTIILVTHHLPDIIPEIGRAILLKNGRIFFDGPKKSALIPERLSALFGVSVRLEEAGGCYRMW, translated from the coding sequence ATGAGGGCCGCTCCGAGCGGGCCGGCGGCCACAACGTCCGGCCCTCCGATCATCGAGTTTGAAAACGTCACCATCTGCCGGGACGGAACGGAGGCGCTTTCCGGCGTCTCGTTCCGCATTCACGCGGGCGAGCATACGGCGATCCTCGGGCCCAACGGAAGCGGCAAATCCACCCTGATCAAGGCGCTCACACGCGAGCTGTACCCGCGCCATCCGGACCGCTCGCGCGTGCGTCTTTGGGGACGCGAGACGTGGCGCCTGTTCGAGCTGCGCTCCCTGCTCGGAATCGTGACCAATGACCTGGTCCGCGATTGCACGCGGCCCCATTCCGCGCTGGAAACGGTATTGAGCGGGTTCTTTTCGAGCATCGGCATCTGGCCCAACCACCATGTGACGCCGGAGATGGAGCGCCGCGCCATGGAGGCGCTGCGCTTTTTCGATCTGGACCACCTGGCCGGGCGGGCGATGACGGAAATGTCCTCGGGCGAGGTGCGGCGGGCGGTGCTGGCCCGCGCCCTGGTCCATGACCCGCAGGCGCTCCTGCTGGACGAGCCGGCCAACTCGCTCGACATCCGCGCCCAGCGCGAGGTGCGCGAGGCGATGCAGCGGCTGGCGCGGGCGGGCGTCACCATCATTCTGGTGACCCATCATCTGCCCGATATCATCCCGGAAATTGGCCGCGCCATTCTGCTGAAAAACGGGCGGATTTTCTTTGACGGCCCGAAAAAAAGCGCGCTGATTCCGGAACGGCTCAGCGCGCTTTTCGGCGTAAGCGTGCGTCTGGAGGAGGCCGGCGGCTGCTACCGGATGTGGTGA